The window ACGTTATAGCGGCTGTACTGGTCGTAGGAGGTGGTGAGATGGACTCCGGCGACAAGGAGGAGGACCAGGAGGGCGGCCACCGCAACAAGAGCACCGCCCCCCCTCATCTCACTCCTCCAGAAACATAGGTCCCCGCGGGCCCGGAAAGCCCCTGGAACCGGGAGAGATACTCTGCCTGGACTGCGGCAGGGTCGAGGTCGGCGCACCGGTCAGGGTGGAACCATGCGGCGAGGTACTGGCGGCCGATGAAATACTGCGGCCCCTCGACAAAGGAGGCGTGGATCACGAAGACCGGCCCGGTTTTTACGGCCTGGGTACCGGACCAGCCCGGTCTCCTGCCGATTGCATTTCGTACCTCGATGAAACGGACGGGGATCCGGTCACCATACCCTCCCATCAGGTACGGCTCCCGCCCGACGAGTTTGACAATATATGCAGGGTCCACAGCAAGGACCGCAGTGTCGCTCACCTTTTCGGTGCTGCTGAAGGCAGGACGGCCGCCAGCGGCTTTGACCTCCTCGCAGAGGGGCGTCCCCTCCCCGCACGCGGTGTAGTCGACGACGTCCTCGGCATAGACGACCGGCGCCTCGCGCGGGGGGAGACTGGCCAGGCAGGCGCGCACCCGCCCCTCTTCCTCGTCGATGAAGCGCGAGAGAGCGGCGGCACCGTCGTTCAGGCCAAGAAGACCTCCAAGAGCACTGACTTCCCGGAGATAGGATGCGGGGGAGGAGCAGGCGACACGCACGACAGGAAGGCCAACCTCAGAAATGGCCTGCGCGGCATGGTCCCCGCCTGCGCCCGCCTCGACGAAAACGGCATCGGGATCGAGAGAGAGGAGCGCGGCAGTGTCGGGGTGT is drawn from Methanofollis sp. and contains these coding sequences:
- a CDS encoding ABC transporter substrate-binding protein, with protein sequence LRSIGYPMENVVGIDSPTAQASAFFPEVVGRAAVGSPEHPDTAALLSLDPDAVFVEAGAGGDHAAQAISEVGLPVVRVACSSPASYLREVSALGGLLGLNDGAAALSRFIDEEEGRVRACLASLPPREAPVVYAEDVVDYTACGEGTPLCEEVKAAGGRPAFSSTEKVSDTAVLAVDPAYIVKLVGREPYLMGGYGDRIPVRFIEVRNAIGRRPGWSGTQAVKTGPVFVIHASFVEGPQYFIGRQYLAAWFHPDRCADLDPAAVQAEYLSRFQGLSGPAGTYVSGGVR